GGAGCTGCCGTGGTGGATGCGACGCCGTAGTCGCCTGTCCTCTTGTCCCTCGCGACGATGGAGAATGTTCCTCTCTGCATCGTCGGGTGTATGAACCGCGTCCCAGATAACCAATATGGTTCTAATCCTGATATCTCACGAAGTACTCATCGAGATCTTCAGCCACTCTCGAGTTCCTGAAAACCGTCCTCGCCTCCTTTTCGAGCACGCTGATGTCCTCGTATCTTGGGCTTAGATGCACCAGAAAGAGAACATCCACGCCCGCACGTTTGGCCACTCCGGCGGCCTCCTTAGCCGTGGAGTGACCGAACCTCGCAGCGAGAGTCGAGTGGGACGTGTCCAGAGTGCAGTCGTGCACTAGCACATCAGCCCCTCGCGCGAGCTCCACCACCCTCTTGCTAGGTTTCGTGTCCCCCGAATAGACGATCTTTCTTCCAGGTCGCGACTTCCCCAATACCTGGTCCGGGGCGATCGTCTTCCCTCCGACGATGACCGATTTGCCTTCCTGCAGCCTCCGGTACATCGGTCCTTCTGGAATGCCAAGCCGCTTGGCCTTCTTCAGATCGAACCTGCCCCGCCGCGGCTTCTCCTCCAACGAAAACGCAAGGGAAGGAATGCTATGGTCTGCCCGAACGCACTTCACTGCATATCCGCCGAAATCTATTGACGTGCCGGGTCGAAGGGAGGACGCGACTACTTTGAATCCGCTCTTGAAGTATCCGAGGCCCATCATCGCGTCGACTGTCTCGACGATGCCCTCCGGTCCGAATATACTGAGCTCATCCTCACGACCGTTCAGGCTCATGCTCTGGATGAGCCCTGGAAGACCAAGGAAATGGTCCGCGTGCAGATGCGAGATGAATATCTTCTTGATCTTCATGAAGGAGACCGAGGACCGCATGAGCTGCCTCTGAGTGCCCTCTCCGCAGTCGAACATCACCACCTCGCCAGGCATCTGCAAGGCGATTGATGTGACGTTCCGCAGCTTCGACGGGTAGGTCCCCCCCGTACCCAGGAACACAATCTTCATTGAGATACCTCAGAACCGCGTTCAATCTGTGCTATTCGCTTAGATGACTGCATTTTGACAACTTCTGTGGAGAACCGTACCGCGAAACGATAGAAAAAGATGCCCATGAATCCCAGTGGTTCATGGGCTGGTGAATGAGTTTATTGGTATCCCGCGATGCGGCTAACCTTCGGGGTAGCTTGGTTATGGTCAATGAGGTCGAATCTTCTCCCG
The Candidatus Thermoplasmatota archaeon genome window above contains:
- the rnz gene encoding ribonuclease Z, with translation MKIVFLGTGGTYPSKLRNVTSIALQMPGEVVMFDCGEGTQRQLMRSSVSFMKIKKIFISHLHADHFLGLPGLIQSMSLNGREDELSIFGPEGIVETVDAMMGLGYFKSGFKVVASSLRPGTSIDFGGYAVKCVRADHSIPSLAFSLEEKPRRGRFDLKKAKRLGIPEGPMYRRLQEGKSVIVGGKTIAPDQVLGKSRPGRKIVYSGDTKPSKRVVELARGADVLVHDCTLDTSHSTLAARFGHSTAKEAAGVAKRAGVDVLFLVHLSPRYEDISVLEKEARTVFRNSRVAEDLDEYFVRYQD